A single window of Lutzomyia longipalpis isolate SR_M1_2022 chromosome 1, ASM2433408v1 DNA harbors:
- the LOC129787534 gene encoding peroxisomal multifunctional enzyme type 2-like isoform X1 produces the protein MSQLRYDGRVVIVTGAGAGLGREYALLFASRGAKVVVNDLGGDPNGKGKSQKAADVVVDEIRALGGIAVPDYNSVTEGEKIVQTAMENFGRIDVVVNNAGILRDKSFPRISETDWDLIHDVHLKGSFKTTQAAWPIFKKQNFGRIIMTSSNSGVYGNFGQANYSAAKLGLVGLANTLAIEGAKYNIHCNVIVPTAASRMTQGIIPEPLFQELKPKLIAPVVAYLCHENTEDNGAVVASAAGWAGKVELIAGKGTMLRTSLHHDVTIENVRDAWSKVVDMSEARNMRTIGAASANLMMVLEDLQNNQQQSSNDGTVAAANGVFTNEFKFGFKDLILYALGIGASVSEPSDLKYLYESHAEFSALPSFFIQPGLMLTMTTGITKSAITHKEFDLTNILHGEQYLEVFDFPLEGNLRTEGKVIDVMDKGSGAVVVTACETFDSQGNLVARNQSATFIVGCGNFGGKKHPSPEVISTLPTPTTSPDCSITLKTSVDQAAIFRLSGDPNPLHIDPNFSIIAGHKIPILHGLCTLGFSLRAVLKAYANNDSTLFKAIKVRFVKPVIPGQTLKVDMWQNGNRIQFKTSVVETGQDVLSGAYVDLKSTVKAEKVVSATTSTMGLQSDAIFGAIKDRVDGEPAKAKSVNGVFSYKITENGKVVKEWTLDLKNAKVYEGVPQGGVKADTTLTVADSDFVDIALGKINPQVAFMKGKLKITGNIMLTQKLVPFLKTDSKL, from the exons ATGTCCCAACTACGCTATGATGGTCGTGTGGTGATTGTGACTGGTGCTGGTGCTGGTCTGGGCAGGGAGTATGCCCTTCTGTTTGCTAGCCGTGGCGCCAAAGTTGTGGTGAATGATCTGGGTGGTGATCCAAATGGGAAGGGCAAGTCCCAGAAGGCAGCTGATGTGGTTGTGGATGAAATTCGTGCCTTGGGAGGCATTGCAGTTCCGGATTACAATTCCGTCACCGAGGGGGAGAAGATTGTCCAGACGGCAATGGAGAATTTTGGACGAATTGATGTGGTTGTGAACAATGCAGGAATTCTGCGAGACAAGAGTTTCCCACGAATTTCCGAGACTGATTGGGATTTGATCCATGATGTCCACCTGAAGGGCAGCTTCAAGACCACCCAAGCAGCCTGGCCAATCTTTAAGAAGCAAAATTTCGGCCGAATCATCATGACCTCGAGTAATTCAGGAGTCTACGGAAACTTCGGGCAGGCAAACTACAGCGCAGCTAAGCTTGGGCTCGTTGGTCTTGCCAATACCCTAGCAATTGAGGGGGCAAAGTACAACATTCATTGCAATGTTATTGTACCCACTGCAGCGTCTCGAATGACTCAGGGAATTATTCCTGAGCCGCTTTTCCAAGAGCTCA agCCGAAGCTGATTGCCCCTGTTGTTGCATATCTCTGTCATGAGAACACCGAAGACAATGGGGCTGTTGTGGCAAGTGCCGCAGGATGGGCGGGAAAAGTGGAGCTTATTGCCGGCAAAGGAACTATGCTGAGAACATCTCTCCATCACGACGTTACAATTGAAAATGTCCGGGATGCCTGGTCAAAGGTAGTTGATATGTCTGAAGCACGAAATATGCGAACAATCGGGGCGGCAAGTGCCAATCTCATGATGGTACTTGAGGATCTTCAGAACAACCAGCAGCAATCAAGCAATGATGGAACAGTTGCTGCAGCCAATGGAGTTTTcacaaatgaatttaaatttggtTTTAAGGATCTTATTCTCTATGCTCTTGGAA TTGGTGCATCTGTATCTGAACCTTCTGACCTTAAGTATTTGTATGAGAGTCACGCAGAGTTCTCTGCTTTGCCCTCATTCTTCATTCAACCTGGATTAATGCTTACAATGACTACGGGGATCACAAAGAGTGCAATAACTCACAAAGAATTCGATCTGACCAAT ATTCTTCACGGAGAACAATATTTGGAAGTTTTTGATTTTCCCCTGGAGGGAAATCTTCGTACAGAAGGAAAAGTAATTGATGTGATGGACAAAGGATCTGGTGCTGTTGTGGttacagcct gtgaAACTTTCGATAGTCAGGGAAATCTCGTGGCTCGGAATCAGAGTGCAACCTTCATTGTTGGATGTGGTAATTTCGGAGGGAAGAAACACCCAAGTCCCGAAGTTATTTCTACCCTGCCAACACCCACAACTTCACCAGATTGCTCCATCACACTCAAGACATCGGTGGATCAAGCAGCAATTTTCCGCTTGAGCGGAGATCCCAATCCTCTGCACATTGACCCCAATTTCTCCATCATTGCTGGCCACAAAATTCCCATCTTGCATGGATTATGTACCCTGG GATTCTCTCTACGTGCTGTCCTTAAGGCCTATGCAAATAATGATTCAACACTCTTCAAAGCCATCAAGGTGAGATTCGTGAAACCAGTGATCCCTGGGCAAACTCTCAAAGTTGATATGTGGCAAAATGGCAATCGTATTCAGTTTAAAACGAGTGTTGTTGAGACTGGCCAAGATGTACTCAGTg GAGCATATGTTGATTTAAAGAGCACAGTTAAAGCTGAAAAAGTTGTAAGCGCAACAACATCCACGATGGGTCTTCAGAGTGATGCTATTTTTGGAGCTATTAAAGATCGCGTTGATGGCGAACCTGCAAAGGCAAAGTCCGTGAATGGAGTGTTTTCGTACAAGATTAcggaaaatggaaaagttgTAAAAGAATGGA CGCTCGATTTGAAGAACGCCAAGGTGTACGAAGGGGTACCACAAGGCGGTGTCAAAGCTGATACAACTTTGACCGTGGCGGATTCTGATTTTGTGGACATCGCCTTAGGGAA